The following are from one region of the Amia ocellicauda isolate fAmiCal2 chromosome 1, fAmiCal2.hap1, whole genome shotgun sequence genome:
- the c2cd2l gene encoding phospholipid transfer protein C2CD2L isoform X2, with protein sequence MAMVTFQDISWWILVSLFLASLLTVLAWLVQYSRGLLGGRSQSVGTQDRSASGGISVALPSPSQYQLRARGVWGSLLKLGFGRDGGAGSGGASDAGVKGLLSSLFAFKSFRENWQRTWVQALNEQACRNGSSIQINFEDSLQLPTSASISHVTCTDQSEHSMVLECHCVVDSVTFPVTVTQQSPAAVSMDTYQVNMAPMHAQLVVCLEEIEEEGLLVSWSFSEHPLLSLTITPRKVQREESDGKVDTGTIAELVKDTIVSTQPAMIVNLKACVSSPVAPGERLVRGVHTPSTETPLCRLLVRQLRASSISGAGRGGWGELCCALELDHPAQQRRTRFLSPPSSPGSKLEWSEDVTLDLGPSSKELRLRLVERSSRGEQFLPGQASLPLDIPQRTPVGRQVLSISPGLAMTSTGSISLELAYLDPTEPRSWQCAAPLRPSLTPTKKVEMDRTIMPDGTIVTTVTTIQSRPKLDCKLDSPSCSPSKVEVTEKKPTVLADSIRDTGVSPTTSYSHLSNGLDPVAETAIRQLTESASKAVKKTPTKRSTLIISGVSKVPIAEDDAALSIGYAASMDAALHGEACHGASNHSATSSQATMQPDPDETTRSDISERPSVDDVESETGSTGALETRSLKDHKVGFLRSGTKLLFRRRHRQKNPSLSQSHEDVSNLGNGSAVRKKSGSFSRRLIKRFSFRSKSKNKASANGGAAGGEN encoded by the exons ATGGCAATGGTGACATTTCAAGATATCAGCTGGTGGATTTTGGTGTCCCTCTTCTTAGCCTCCTTGTTGACAGTACTGGCCTGGCTGGTGCAGTATTCCAGAGGACTACTGGGTGGCAGGAGTCAAAGTGTGGGAACCCAGGACAGGTCGGCAAGTGGTGGCATCTCTGTGGCACTGCCAAGCCCATCGCAGTACCAGCTCCGAGCCAGGGGTGTGTGGGGATCCCTGCTAAAGCTAGGCTTTGGGAGAGATGGAGGAGCCGGCAGTGGAGGAGCGAGTGATGCTGGGGTGAAGGGCTTGCTGTCTTCACTGTTCGCATTCAAGTCCTTCCGGGAGAACTGGCAAAGGACCTGGGTTCAAGCGCTCAATGAGCAAGCGTGTCGGAATGGG AGCTCCATACAGATTAACTTTGAGGACAGTCTGCAACTTCCCACCTCTGCCTCCATCAGTCATGTGACCTGCACAGATCAATCAGAACACAGTATG GTGTTAGAGTGCCACTGCGTTGTCGACTCAGTGACTTTCCCAGTGACGGTCACCCAGCAGTCCCCCGCTGCTGTTTCCATGGATACATACCAGGTCAACATGGCGCCCATGCATGCTCAG TTGGTGGTCTGCCTAGAAGAGATTGAGGAAGAAGGCCTTCTGGTCTCCTGGTCTTTCTCTGAGCACCCCCTGCTCTCCCTCACCATCACACCACGAAAGGTGCAACGGGAG GAGAGTGATGGGAAGGTGGACACCGGCACCATTGCTGAGCTGGTGAAAGACACCATCGTCAGCACACAGCCAGCCATGATCGTCAACCTCAAGGCCTGCGTCTCCAGCCCTGTG GCCCCTGGAGAGCGTCTGGTCAGGGGTGTCCACACCCCCTCCACGGAAACCCCTCTGTGCCGGCTCCTAGTCCGACAGCTCAGGGCCAGCAGTATCAGTGGAGCAGGAAGAGGAG gctGGGGAGAGCTGTGCTGTGCCCTGGAGCTGGACCACCCTGCCCAGCAGAGGAGGACACGCTTCCTGTCCCCTCCTTCAAGTCCAGGATCCAAGCTGGAGTGGAGCGAGGATGTCACACT GGATCTGGGCCCTAGCAGCAAGGAGCTGAGACTCAGACTGGTAGAAAGAAGCAGCAGAGGGGAAC AGTTCCTGCCCGGCCAGGCCTCTCTCCCCTTGGACATCCCTCAGAGGACTCCTGTTGGTCGGCAGGTCCTGTCAATCAGTCCAGGTCTGGCAATGACCTCCACTGGCAGTATCTCCCTAGAG CTGGCGTACCTGGATCCCACTGAGCCCCGCAGCTGGCAGTGTGCCGCTCCGCTGCGCCCCTCCCTCACCCCCACCAAGAAGGTGGAGATGGACCGCACCATCATGCCCGACGGGACTATTGTCACCACAGTTACCACCATCCAATCACGGCCCAAGCTGGACTGCAAGCTGG ACTCACCCTCCTGCTCCCCTTCCAAGGTGGAGGTGACCGAGAAGAAGCCCACAGTCCTTGCAGACAGCATCCGGGACACCGGGGTCTCTCCTACTACCAGCT ACAGCCACCTCTCCAACGGGCTGGACCCCGTGGCCGAGACCGCAATCAGACAGCTGACAGAGTCGGCCAGCAAGGCTGTGAAGAAAACGCCCACCAAGAGGAGTACACTCATCATATCAGGAGTGTCCAAG GTTCCGATTGCGGAGGACGATGCGGCTCTGTCGATCGGCTACGCGGCATCGATGGATGCAGCCCTCCACGGGGAGGCCTGCCACGGAGCCTCCAACCACTCTGCCACCAGCTCCCAGGCCACAATGCAGCCGGATCCCGACGAGACCACGCGCTCAGACATCTCGGAGAGGCCCTCCGTAGATGATGTAGAGTCAGAGACTGGCTCAACTGGGGCGCTGGAGACGCGCAGCCTCAAAGACCACAAAG TGGGGTTCCTGCGAAGTGGTACCAAACTCCTCTTCCGCCGGCGACATCGTCAGAAGAACCCGAGCCTCAGCCAATCACACGAGGACGTCTCCAACCTGGGCAACGGCTCGGCTGTGCGCAAGAAGTCGGGCAGCTTCTCGCGGCGCCTCATCAAACGCTTCTCCTTCCGCTCCAAATCCAAGAACAAGGCCAGTGCCAACGGAGGGGCGGCCGGCGGGGAGAACTGA
- the c2cd2l gene encoding phospholipid transfer protein C2CD2L isoform X1: protein MAMVTFQDISWWILVSLFLASLLTVLAWLVQYSRGLLGGRSQSVGTQDRSASGGISVALPSPSQYQLRARGVWGSLLKLGFGRDGGAGSGGASDAGVKGLLSSLFAFKSFRENWQRTWVQALNEQACRNGSSIQINFEDSLQLPTSASISHVTCTDQSEHSMVLECHCVVDSVTFPVTVTQQSPAAVSMDTYQVNMAPMHAQLVVCLEEIEEEGLLVSWSFSEHPLLSLTITPRKVQREESDGKVDTGTIAELVKDTIVSTQPAMIVNLKACVSSPVAPGERLVRGVHTPSTETPLCRLLVRQLRASSISGAGRGGWGELCCALELDHPAQQRRTRFLSPPSSPGSKLEWSEDVTLDLGPSSKELRLRLVERSSRGEQFLPGQASLPLDIPQRTPVGRQVLSISPGLAMTSTGSISLELAYLDPTEPRSWQCAAPLRPSLTPTKKVEMDRTIMPDGTIVTTVTTIQSRPKLDCKLDSPSCSPSKVEVTEKKPTVLADSIRDTGVSPTTSSDSHLSNGLDPVAETAIRQLTESASKAVKKTPTKRSTLIISGVSKVPIAEDDAALSIGYAASMDAALHGEACHGASNHSATSSQATMQPDPDETTRSDISERPSVDDVESETGSTGALETRSLKDHKVGFLRSGTKLLFRRRHRQKNPSLSQSHEDVSNLGNGSAVRKKSGSFSRRLIKRFSFRSKSKNKASANGGAAGGEN from the exons ATGGCAATGGTGACATTTCAAGATATCAGCTGGTGGATTTTGGTGTCCCTCTTCTTAGCCTCCTTGTTGACAGTACTGGCCTGGCTGGTGCAGTATTCCAGAGGACTACTGGGTGGCAGGAGTCAAAGTGTGGGAACCCAGGACAGGTCGGCAAGTGGTGGCATCTCTGTGGCACTGCCAAGCCCATCGCAGTACCAGCTCCGAGCCAGGGGTGTGTGGGGATCCCTGCTAAAGCTAGGCTTTGGGAGAGATGGAGGAGCCGGCAGTGGAGGAGCGAGTGATGCTGGGGTGAAGGGCTTGCTGTCTTCACTGTTCGCATTCAAGTCCTTCCGGGAGAACTGGCAAAGGACCTGGGTTCAAGCGCTCAATGAGCAAGCGTGTCGGAATGGG AGCTCCATACAGATTAACTTTGAGGACAGTCTGCAACTTCCCACCTCTGCCTCCATCAGTCATGTGACCTGCACAGATCAATCAGAACACAGTATG GTGTTAGAGTGCCACTGCGTTGTCGACTCAGTGACTTTCCCAGTGACGGTCACCCAGCAGTCCCCCGCTGCTGTTTCCATGGATACATACCAGGTCAACATGGCGCCCATGCATGCTCAG TTGGTGGTCTGCCTAGAAGAGATTGAGGAAGAAGGCCTTCTGGTCTCCTGGTCTTTCTCTGAGCACCCCCTGCTCTCCCTCACCATCACACCACGAAAGGTGCAACGGGAG GAGAGTGATGGGAAGGTGGACACCGGCACCATTGCTGAGCTGGTGAAAGACACCATCGTCAGCACACAGCCAGCCATGATCGTCAACCTCAAGGCCTGCGTCTCCAGCCCTGTG GCCCCTGGAGAGCGTCTGGTCAGGGGTGTCCACACCCCCTCCACGGAAACCCCTCTGTGCCGGCTCCTAGTCCGACAGCTCAGGGCCAGCAGTATCAGTGGAGCAGGAAGAGGAG gctGGGGAGAGCTGTGCTGTGCCCTGGAGCTGGACCACCCTGCCCAGCAGAGGAGGACACGCTTCCTGTCCCCTCCTTCAAGTCCAGGATCCAAGCTGGAGTGGAGCGAGGATGTCACACT GGATCTGGGCCCTAGCAGCAAGGAGCTGAGACTCAGACTGGTAGAAAGAAGCAGCAGAGGGGAAC AGTTCCTGCCCGGCCAGGCCTCTCTCCCCTTGGACATCCCTCAGAGGACTCCTGTTGGTCGGCAGGTCCTGTCAATCAGTCCAGGTCTGGCAATGACCTCCACTGGCAGTATCTCCCTAGAG CTGGCGTACCTGGATCCCACTGAGCCCCGCAGCTGGCAGTGTGCCGCTCCGCTGCGCCCCTCCCTCACCCCCACCAAGAAGGTGGAGATGGACCGCACCATCATGCCCGACGGGACTATTGTCACCACAGTTACCACCATCCAATCACGGCCCAAGCTGGACTGCAAGCTGG ACTCACCCTCCTGCTCCCCTTCCAAGGTGGAGGTGACCGAGAAGAAGCCCACAGTCCTTGCAGACAGCATCCGGGACACCGGGGTCTCTCCTACTACCAGCT CAGACAGCCACCTCTCCAACGGGCTGGACCCCGTGGCCGAGACCGCAATCAGACAGCTGACAGAGTCGGCCAGCAAGGCTGTGAAGAAAACGCCCACCAAGAGGAGTACACTCATCATATCAGGAGTGTCCAAG GTTCCGATTGCGGAGGACGATGCGGCTCTGTCGATCGGCTACGCGGCATCGATGGATGCAGCCCTCCACGGGGAGGCCTGCCACGGAGCCTCCAACCACTCTGCCACCAGCTCCCAGGCCACAATGCAGCCGGATCCCGACGAGACCACGCGCTCAGACATCTCGGAGAGGCCCTCCGTAGATGATGTAGAGTCAGAGACTGGCTCAACTGGGGCGCTGGAGACGCGCAGCCTCAAAGACCACAAAG TGGGGTTCCTGCGAAGTGGTACCAAACTCCTCTTCCGCCGGCGACATCGTCAGAAGAACCCGAGCCTCAGCCAATCACACGAGGACGTCTCCAACCTGGGCAACGGCTCGGCTGTGCGCAAGAAGTCGGGCAGCTTCTCGCGGCGCCTCATCAAACGCTTCTCCTTCCGCTCCAAATCCAAGAACAAGGCCAGTGCCAACGGAGGGGCGGCCGGCGGGGAGAACTGA
- the dpagt1 gene encoding UDP-N-acetylglucosamine--dolichyl-phosphate N-acetylglucosaminephosphotransferase — translation MLSSAKIAPLPTFPLLINFCMSALGFFAALKLIPAFKDHFISARLYGMDLNKTSKKEIPESQGVISGTVFLIILFCFIPVPFLGCFVEEQCQGFPHNEFVQLIGALLAICCMIFLGFADDVLNLRWRHKLLLPTMASLPLLMVYFTNFGNTVIVVPKPFRALLGLHLDLGILYYVYMGMLAVFCTNAINILAGINGIESGQALFISGSIIVFNLVELSGDFKDDHVFSLYFMIPFFFTTLALFYHNWYPSSVFVGDTFCYFAGMTFAVVGILGHFSKTMLLFFIPQVLNFLYSLPQLFHVVPCPRHRLPRLNPETGKLGMSYSKFKRKDLSKLGDLILKGAEVVRLMEVHRGVEGEDEFIECNNMTLINLVLKVLGPTHERTLTVIMLLIQVLGSMIAFGIRYHLVRLFYDV, via the exons ATGCTGTCTTCTGCGAAAATTGCCCCGCTGCCCACCTTCCCTCTTCTCATCAACTTCTGCATGTCCGCGTTGGGGTTTTTCGCTGCCCTTAAGCTGATACCCGCCTTCAAGGACCATTTTATCTCGGCCAGGCTGTACGGCATGGATCTGAACAAGACCTCCAAGAAGGAGAT CCCCGAGTCTCAGGGAGTCATCAGTGGCACAGTGTTCCTCATCATCCTCTTCTGCTTCATCCCTGTGCCCTTCCTCGGCTGCTTTGTGGAGGAGCAGTGCCAAGGCTTCCCGCACAACGAG TTTGTGCAGCTGATCGGCGCTCTCCTGGCCATCTGCTGCATGATCTTCCTGGGCTTCGCGGACGACGTGCTCAACCTGCGCTGGCGCCACAAGCTGCTGCTGCCCACCATGGCCTCCCTGCCCCTGCTCATGGTCTACTTCACCAACTTTGGGAACACCGTCATCGTGGTGCCCAAGCCCTTCCGTGCCCTGCTGGGCTTGCACCTTGACCTGG GCATCCTCTACTATGTCTACATGGGAATGCTGGCTGTGTTTTGCACAAATGCCATCAACATCCTGGCAGGGATCAATGGCATCGAATCTGGCCAAGCCCTCTTCATCTCCGGTTCCATCATCGTCTTCAACCTGGTGGAGCTGAGTG gGGACTTCAAAGATGACCATGTTTTCTCCTTGTACTTCATGATTCCTTTCTTCTTCACTACACTGGCCCTCTTCTATCACAACTG GTACCCCTCCTCTGTGTTTGTGGGAGACACCTTCTGTTACTTTGCAGGGATGACCTTCGCCGTGGTGGGCATCCTGGGCCACTTCAGCAAAACCATGCTGCTATTCTTCATCCCCCAGGTGCTCAACTTCCTGTACTCCCTGCCGCAGCTCTTCCATGTGGTGCCCTGCCCTCGACACCGCCTGCCCAG ATTGAATCCTGAAACAGGGAAGCTGGGAATGAGCTACTCCAAATTCAAAAGGAAGGACCTGTCCAAGCTAGGAGACCTCATTCTGAAG GGGGCGGAGGTGGTGCGGCTGATGGAGGTGCACAGAGGTGTCGAGGGAGAGGACGAGTTCATAGAGTGCAACAACATGACGCTCATCAATCTGGTGCTGAAAGTGCTGGGCCCGACGCACGAGAGGACGCTGACTGTAATCATGCTGCTGATACAG GTGCTGGGAAGCATGATTGCCTTCGGGATTCGCTATCACCTGGTACGCCTCTTCTATGACGTCTAG